Proteins encoded within one genomic window of Couchioplanes caeruleus:
- a CDS encoding winged helix-turn-helix domain-containing protein: MNAAARVRREKVRIQAAAMFAESQTTAQIASELRVSEKSVRQWRRRWTAGGTAALASAGPGGSDCKLSGDQQKQLIEMLDDGPVVHGWDDARWTLARVAELIERRFEITYTLRGVSYLLHRIGYSQQVPTRRAIERDPQAIATWHRRRWPSVRG, translated from the coding sequence ATGAACGCGGCAGCCCGGGTCCGGCGTGAGAAGGTTCGGATCCAGGCTGCGGCCATGTTCGCCGAATCCCAAACGACCGCGCAGATTGCGTCTGAGCTGCGAGTTTCCGAGAAATCAGTACGCCAGTGGCGTCGACGGTGGACGGCCGGCGGGACGGCGGCTCTGGCGTCGGCCGGCCCTGGCGGCTCGGACTGCAAACTCTCCGGCGACCAGCAGAAACAGTTGATCGAGATGCTCGATGACGGCCCGGTCGTGCACGGCTGGGACGACGCCCGCTGGACCCTCGCCAGGGTCGCGGAGCTGATCGAGCGTCGCTTCGAGATCACCTACACGCTGCGCGGAGTGTCGTATCTGCTGCACCGCATCGGCTACAGCCAGCAGGTTCCCACTCGTCGGGCGATCGAACGCGACCCTCAGGCGATCGCTACGTGGCATCGCCGGCGGTGGCCGTCGGTAAGAGGTTAG
- a CDS encoding transposase, with translation MIRLPAYAPDLNPAEGVWRWMKRGLTNTAARGVDHLADLVKRRLRACQQQTDLLAGFFAGTGMTLDPEPP, from the coding sequence GTGATCCGGTTACCCGCCTACGCCCCGGACCTCAACCCGGCCGAGGGCGTCTGGCGGTGGATGAAACGCGGCCTGACCAACACCGCCGCCCGCGGCGTCGACCACCTCGCCGACCTCGTCAAACGTCGGCTACGCGCCTGCCAGCAACAAACCGATCTCCTCGCTGGCTTCTTCGCCGGCACCGGCATGACCCTCGACCCCGAGCCACCGTGA
- a CDS encoding class II glutamine amidotransferase produces the protein MAYSGAPILADDLLFRPKHSIIDQSLHSDLGTVTTNGDGFGIGWYGHGGTTTPAVYKSTHPAWNDENLREIARQIRTPLLFAHVRASSGTPIQRSNCHPFRYGRWLWMHNGSLAQFQEVKRDLQVAVGPTLYGQIDGSTDTETLFFLALTFGLTDDPPTAVARAVGLVEDVGRRHGIEYPVHGTMATTDGDSIWVFRYSSEKNTSSLFYSNDVSQVRELYPELDTLERLGPDTRFIVSEPLRDLPGAWTEVPEGSCAHIRRGTHDIQPFQPAAPA, from the coding sequence ATGGCCTATTCCGGCGCCCCGATTCTCGCCGACGACCTGCTGTTCCGGCCGAAACACTCGATCATCGACCAGAGCCTGCACTCCGACCTCGGGACCGTGACCACCAACGGTGACGGCTTCGGTATCGGCTGGTACGGCCACGGGGGCACAACGACGCCGGCCGTGTACAAAAGCACCCACCCCGCCTGGAACGACGAGAACCTACGCGAGATCGCGCGCCAGATCCGTACACCACTGCTGTTCGCACACGTCCGCGCCTCGAGCGGAACGCCGATCCAACGCAGCAACTGCCACCCGTTCCGCTATGGGCGATGGCTGTGGATGCACAACGGATCACTCGCACAGTTCCAGGAGGTCAAACGCGATCTGCAGGTAGCGGTAGGCCCGACCCTGTACGGCCAGATCGACGGATCAACCGACACCGAAACGCTGTTCTTCCTGGCGCTCACATTCGGCCTGACCGACGACCCGCCGACCGCGGTCGCCCGTGCGGTCGGTCTCGTCGAAGACGTCGGACGCCGACACGGCATCGAGTACCCGGTGCACGGAACGATGGCCACCACCGACGGCGACTCGATCTGGGTCTTCCGCTACTCCAGCGAGAAGAACACGAGCTCCCTCTTCTACTCCAACGACGTGTCCCAGGTGCGCGAGCTGTACCCGGAGCTGGACACCCTCGAACGGCTCGGACCCGATACCCGCTTCATCGTCTCCGAGCCGCTCCGCGACCTTCCCGGCGCCTGGACCGAGGTGCCAGAGGGATCGTGTGCGCACATCCGGCGCGGTACCCACGACATCCAGCCCTTCCAGCCGGCGGCCCCCGCTTGA
- a CDS encoding LPXTG cell wall anchor domain-containing protein, translating into MQGWLMWGLILPILLIVAGIITLRRKKNRR; encoded by the coding sequence ATGCAAGGCTGGTTGATGTGGGGACTGATCCTGCCCATCCTGCTCATCGTCGCGGGAATCATCACCCTGCGCCGCAAGAAGAACCGGCGCTGA
- a CDS encoding SHOCT domain-containing protein → MANEVILVRPQQAAVRGYSLEPTPAPMVGPDEELTMSLWDVMVSMFWFMMLFAWIWLLITILADIFRDHEMSGWAKGGWTAFLIFVPWLGALTYVIVRGRSMNERAQVHAAQRHQQGPYPYVQDAESRGGAVSIADELTKLADLRDRGVISAADYEQAKAHVLGHTPAANSTQRGGPQAARTT, encoded by the coding sequence GTGGCGAATGAAGTCATTCTCGTTCGACCGCAGCAAGCTGCGGTCAGGGGCTACAGCCTCGAGCCAACTCCGGCACCGATGGTCGGCCCCGATGAGGAGCTGACCATGTCGTTGTGGGACGTGATGGTGTCGATGTTCTGGTTCATGATGCTGTTCGCCTGGATCTGGTTGCTGATCACGATTCTGGCCGACATCTTCCGTGACCACGAGATGTCAGGCTGGGCCAAGGGTGGCTGGACGGCGTTTCTCATCTTTGTGCCGTGGCTGGGTGCCTTGACCTACGTGATTGTCCGGGGTCGGTCCATGAACGAACGGGCGCAGGTACATGCGGCCCAGCGCCACCAGCAGGGACCGTATCCGTACGTTCAGGACGCGGAGTCTCGCGGCGGCGCGGTGAGCATCGCTGACGAGTTGACCAAGTTGGCCGACCTGCGTGACCGCGGAGTGATCTCGGCGGCGGACTACGAGCAGGCCAAGGCCCACGTGCTCGGCCACACCCCGGCTGCGAACTCCACCCAGCGGGGTGGTCCGCAAGCCGCCCGGACTACGTGA
- a CDS encoding glycoside hydrolase family 15 protein, which yields MSEYPLIADHGLIGDLQTAALVATDGTVDWFCAPRFDSPSIFGALLDHGHGGHCRIRPTAEAFTRKQLYIPGTAVLVTRFLTEAGVGEVVDFMPVASRAASESHRLVRTVRCVRGRITFDVEIAPRFDYGRERHQTRQWAQGVQFRGDRTALTVDLIRDPDDGRETEIWVDSDGDVHAEVELVAGETRGLVLDTGVRAAPRQVPTVEARRLFDETVGYWKRWLAQSTYAGRWRETLHRSAITLKLMTYAPSGGLVAAPTAALPEQVGGERNWDYRYTWVRDASFSVYSLLGMGFREEAAALGRWLRERVEERVDKDGGGPLNIMYRIDGSSDLTEETLDHWEGYRGSGPVRIGNGAAGQLQLDIYGEALDSIYVADRHGQPAGHQGWRRICDVLDWLTDNWDQPEEGIWETRGGRQDFTYGRLMCWVAFDRGIRLATAHGRPAAVGRWRAERDAVYDQIMTRGWSQERRAFRQHYDTDVLDSALLRMPRVGFVTPTDPMWLSTLAAMDAELVTDSLVYRYDPAASPDGLRGSEGTFSLCTFAYVDALSLAGQVDRAQMVFEKMLTYANHLGLYSEEIALTGEQVGNFPQAFTHLALIDAAISLNRRLDRRAPDTT from the coding sequence ATGTCCGAGTATCCGCTCATCGCTGACCACGGCCTGATCGGCGACCTGCAGACCGCGGCGCTGGTTGCCACCGACGGCACCGTCGACTGGTTCTGCGCTCCGCGGTTCGACTCGCCGAGCATCTTCGGCGCCCTGCTCGACCACGGCCACGGTGGCCACTGCCGGATCCGGCCCACCGCCGAGGCCTTCACCAGGAAGCAGCTGTACATCCCCGGCACCGCCGTGCTCGTCACCCGGTTCCTGACGGAGGCGGGCGTCGGCGAGGTGGTCGACTTCATGCCCGTGGCGAGCAGGGCCGCCTCCGAGAGCCATCGTCTCGTCCGCACCGTACGTTGCGTGCGCGGGCGGATCACCTTCGACGTCGAGATCGCCCCACGCTTCGACTACGGGCGTGAGCGGCATCAGACGCGCCAGTGGGCGCAGGGAGTCCAGTTCCGGGGCGACCGTACGGCGCTGACCGTCGACCTCATCCGTGATCCGGACGACGGGCGAGAGACCGAGATCTGGGTCGACTCCGACGGTGACGTGCACGCCGAGGTGGAGCTGGTGGCGGGCGAGACTCGTGGCCTGGTCCTGGACACCGGCGTCCGGGCGGCGCCGCGGCAGGTGCCGACGGTGGAGGCGCGGCGACTGTTCGACGAGACCGTCGGGTACTGGAAGCGTTGGCTCGCGCAATCCACCTACGCCGGGAGATGGCGGGAGACGCTGCACCGTTCGGCGATCACGCTGAAACTCATGACGTACGCGCCGAGCGGTGGGCTGGTGGCGGCGCCCACGGCAGCGCTGCCGGAACAGGTCGGTGGCGAACGGAACTGGGACTACCGCTACACCTGGGTCAGGGACGCCTCGTTCTCGGTGTACTCGCTGCTCGGCATGGGGTTCCGGGAGGAGGCCGCGGCGCTGGGGCGGTGGTTGCGGGAGCGGGTGGAGGAGCGGGTCGACAAGGACGGCGGCGGGCCGCTGAACATCATGTACCGCATCGACGGGTCGAGCGATCTCACGGAAGAGACCCTCGACCACTGGGAGGGGTACCGGGGCTCGGGCCCGGTCCGCATCGGCAACGGCGCCGCGGGGCAGCTCCAGCTCGACATCTACGGCGAGGCACTGGACAGCATCTACGTCGCCGACCGGCACGGGCAGCCCGCCGGTCACCAGGGCTGGCGACGGATCTGCGACGTGCTGGACTGGCTCACGGACAACTGGGACCAGCCGGAGGAGGGCATCTGGGAGACCCGAGGCGGCCGCCAGGACTTCACGTACGGGCGGCTGATGTGCTGGGTGGCGTTCGACCGCGGCATCCGGCTCGCGACCGCGCACGGGCGTCCCGCCGCCGTCGGTCGCTGGCGGGCGGAACGGGACGCCGTCTACGACCAGATCATGACCCGAGGCTGGAGCCAGGAACGCCGGGCCTTCCGGCAGCACTACGACACCGACGTCCTCGACTCCGCGCTGCTACGGATGCCGCGCGTCGGCTTCGTCACCCCCACCGACCCGATGTGGCTGTCCACGCTGGCCGCGATGGACGCCGAGTTGGTCACCGACAGCCTGGTGTACCGCTACGACCCGGCCGCCTCGCCCGACGGGCTGCGGGGATCGGAGGGGACCTTCTCGCTGTGCACGTTCGCCTACGTCGACGCCCTGTCGCTGGCCGGGCAGGTCGACCGGGCACAAATGGTCTTCGAGAAGATGCTCACCTACGCCAACCATCTGGGCCTGTACTCGGAGGAGATCGCGCTGACCGGCGAGCAGGTCGGCAACTTCCCGCAGGCGTTCACTCACCTGGCGCTCATCGACGCGGCGATCAGCCTGAACCGCCGACTCGACCGCAGGGCACCGGACACCACCTGA
- a CDS encoding IS630 family transposase has product MARTGRPTAPLVLTDEERATLTRWSRRAKSSQALAVRSRIILACAEGAANTDVATALGVHLSTAGKWRRRFLAERLDGLIDEQRPGRPPSIALDKVEEVVVATLEQTPRNATHWSRASMAEKSGLSKSTIGRIWRDFGLKPHRAETFKLSTDPQFIEKVVDVVGLYHHPPERAVVLCVDEKSQIQALNRSQPVLPMMPGMPERRTHDYHRNGITSLFAAFDTADGTVISELHRQHRATEFKQFLITIDKTVPADLDVHLICDNYGTHKTPAIRAWLTKHPRFHMHFTPTGSSWINQVERWFGFLADQKIRRGTHNSVQALEADIRSWIADWNSNPRPFIWTKTAEEILESLARFCRRISGAAH; this is encoded by the coding sequence ATGGCACGTACCGGGCGCCCGACTGCACCGCTGGTGTTGACCGATGAGGAACGCGCGACGTTGACCCGGTGGTCGCGTCGGGCGAAGTCTTCGCAGGCCCTCGCTGTGCGATCGAGGATCATCCTGGCGTGCGCCGAAGGTGCCGCGAACACTGATGTAGCAACGGCTCTGGGCGTACACCTGTCCACTGCGGGTAAGTGGCGGCGGCGGTTCCTGGCCGAACGTCTCGACGGTTTGATCGATGAACAACGTCCGGGCCGGCCGCCGTCGATCGCCCTGGACAAGGTCGAAGAAGTCGTCGTCGCCACCCTGGAACAGACACCGCGTAACGCCACTCACTGGTCACGCGCGTCGATGGCGGAGAAGTCCGGGCTGTCGAAGTCGACGATCGGCCGGATCTGGCGCGACTTCGGCCTCAAGCCGCACCGGGCTGAGACGTTCAAACTGTCCACCGACCCGCAGTTCATCGAGAAAGTCGTCGACGTCGTCGGCCTCTACCATCATCCGCCCGAACGAGCCGTGGTGCTGTGCGTGGACGAGAAGTCCCAGATCCAGGCCCTCAACCGCTCCCAGCCGGTCCTGCCGATGATGCCCGGCATGCCCGAACGCCGCACCCACGACTACCACCGCAACGGCATCACCAGCCTGTTCGCCGCGTTCGACACCGCCGACGGCACCGTCATCAGCGAACTGCACCGCCAGCACCGCGCGACCGAGTTCAAACAGTTCCTGATCACCATCGACAAGACCGTCCCGGCCGACCTGGACGTGCACCTGATCTGCGACAACTACGGCACCCACAAAACCCCCGCCATCCGGGCCTGGCTGACGAAACATCCCCGCTTCCACATGCACTTCACCCCGACCGGCTCGTCCTGGATCAACCAGGTCGAACGCTGGTTCGGCTTCCTCGCCGACCAGAAGATCCGCCGCGGCACCCACAACAGCGTCCAGGCCCTGGAAGCCGACATCCGGTCCTGGATCGCCGACTGGAACAGCAATCCGCGACCGTTCATCTGGACCAAGACCGCCGAAGAGATCCTCGAATCACTCGCCCGATTTTGTAGGCGAATTTCCGGCGCAGCACACTAG
- a CDS encoding transposase, whose amino-acid sequence MRRGAGCGISVLDVRKEIIRRGRTRPCMRIVRLLFAALSDPAGVTAHRLGALERVALILHDWLETHRRLADTETRMTAVLDQLQLTELVTSIPGLSTTGAAASLAETANPNRFATARALVKHAGLAPREKLSGTFVGRTKLTGQGQFCKAQVCRRCVRLLAAGLDEHWSLEGLTTLVYGVPKVMAGLSPDTKPTPELKMTQRSFFVLVYRLLIGKETGPRLPTLLLAVRADRIRP is encoded by the coding sequence ATGAGACGTGGGGCCGGCTGCGGCATCTCGGTGCTCGACGTGCGCAAGGAGATCATCCGCCGCGGCCGGACGAGGCCCTGCATGCGCATCGTCCGGCTGTTGTTCGCCGCACTCAGCGACCCGGCCGGCGTGACCGCGCACCGCCTCGGTGCCCTGGAACGAGTCGCACTGATCCTGCACGACTGGCTCGAGACCCACCGCCGGCTGGCCGATACCGAGACCCGGATGACGGCGGTCTTGGACCAGCTGCAGCTGACCGAGCTGGTCACCTCGATCCCCGGCCTGTCGACGACCGGCGCCGCGGCGAGCCTGGCCGAGACCGCCAACCCGAACCGGTTCGCGACCGCTCGGGCATTGGTCAAACACGCCGGTCTGGCGCCGCGGGAGAAGCTGTCGGGCACGTTCGTCGGCCGCACGAAACTGACCGGGCAAGGCCAGTTCTGCAAAGCCCAGGTATGTAGGCGGTGCGTGCGGCTGCTGGCGGCCGGGCTCGACGAGCACTGGTCGCTGGAGGGGCTGACGACGCTCGTGTATGGCGTACCCAAGGTCATGGCCGGCCTGTCGCCGGACACCAAGCCAACGCCGGAGCTGAAGATGACGCAGCGCTCGTTCTTCGTGCTGGTGTACCGGCTACTGATCGGCAAGGAGACCGGACCGCGGCTGCCCACGCTCCTGCTGGCGGTGCGGGCGGACCGCATCCGTCCCTGA
- a CDS encoding IS5 family transposase has protein sequence MTFYLVGGAGASTASVVSADHLPSNRARLYPSDTSDAEWQVIAPLIPAGQPSRRGGRRPVHSRRDIVDAIRYLAHNGCVWRALPADFPPWQTVYDYHARWSTDGTVNRLHNTLRDQVRTAAGREPEPSAAIIDSQSVRAAETVARASRGYDAGKRVNGRKRHIAVDTIGLLLVVAVSAASVQDRQAGRVLLWAVHTVCRKVTMTWADSGYSGTLVDFAAALGVTVTIVAKFAGQFGFHVLPRRWVVERTLSWISRCRRTVRDYERLPEHHAAIVQWSMIIIMSRRLARHHRP, from the coding sequence ATGACTTTCTACCTGGTCGGTGGCGCCGGCGCATCCACCGCCTCTGTCGTGTCCGCCGATCACCTGCCAAGCAACCGTGCCCGTCTTTATCCGTCGGACACCAGCGACGCGGAATGGCAGGTCATCGCCCCGCTGATCCCGGCTGGACAGCCGAGCCGTCGCGGCGGGCGCCGGCCGGTGCATTCACGCCGCGACATCGTCGACGCGATCCGCTACCTCGCCCACAACGGCTGCGTCTGGCGGGCCTTACCCGCCGATTTCCCGCCCTGGCAGACCGTCTACGACTACCACGCCCGCTGGAGCACCGACGGCACCGTCAACCGCCTGCACAACACCCTGCGCGACCAGGTCCGCACCGCAGCCGGCCGCGAACCCGAGCCGAGCGCAGCCATCATCGACTCACAGTCGGTGCGCGCGGCCGAGACCGTCGCCCGGGCCAGCCGCGGCTACGACGCCGGCAAGAGGGTCAACGGCCGTAAACGCCACATCGCCGTGGACACCATCGGGCTGCTGCTCGTCGTCGCGGTCAGCGCCGCCTCGGTGCAGGACCGCCAAGCCGGCCGAGTCCTGCTCTGGGCCGTACACACCGTCTGCCGAAAGGTGACGATGACCTGGGCCGACAGTGGCTACAGCGGCACGCTGGTCGACTTCGCCGCCGCACTCGGCGTCACCGTCACGATCGTCGCGAAATTCGCCGGACAGTTCGGCTTCCACGTTCTACCCCGGCGCTGGGTGGTGGAACGGACTCTGTCCTGGATCAGCCGATGCCGACGCACCGTACGTGACTACGAACGCCTACCCGAACATCACGCCGCGATCGTGCAATGGTCAATGATCATCATCATGAGCCGCCGCCTGGCACGCCATCACCGACCCTGA
- a CDS encoding transposase — translation MASPAVAVGKRLAAAQGAGICFQDEAGQVMRPPVAKTWARRGHTPVVEVSGKGSGRVSIAGLVCLKPGHRGRLMWRTRLHRNRKGERGSFSEDDYIAFLDQAHQRLRAPIVLIWDNLNTHVSVRMRELITARRWLTVIRLPAYAPDLNPAEGVWRWMKRGLTNTAARGVDHLADLVKRRLRACQQQTDLLAGFFAGTGMTLDPEPP, via the coding sequence GTGGCATCGCCGGCGGTGGCCGTCGGTAAGAGGTTAGCGGCGGCTCAGGGCGCGGGGATCTGTTTCCAGGACGAGGCGGGCCAGGTGATGCGGCCGCCGGTGGCCAAGACCTGGGCCCGGCGCGGGCACACTCCCGTGGTCGAGGTCTCCGGCAAGGGCTCCGGGCGGGTCTCGATTGCCGGGCTGGTCTGCCTCAAGCCCGGACACCGCGGCCGGTTGATGTGGCGCACGAGGCTGCACCGAAACCGCAAAGGTGAGCGTGGCAGTTTCAGCGAGGACGACTACATCGCCTTCCTCGATCAGGCCCACCAACGCTTGCGGGCACCGATCGTGCTGATCTGGGACAACCTGAACACCCACGTCAGCGTCCGGATGCGGGAACTGATCACGGCCCGGAGGTGGCTGACCGTGATCCGGTTACCCGCCTACGCCCCGGACCTCAACCCGGCCGAGGGCGTCTGGCGGTGGATGAAACGCGGCCTGACCAACACCGCCGCCCGCGGCGTCGACCACCTCGCCGACCTCGTCAAACGTCGGCTACGCGCCTGCCAGCAACAAACCGATCTCCTCGCTGGCTTCTTCGCCGGCACCGGCATGACCCTCGACCCCGAGCCACCGTGA
- a CDS encoding flavin-containing monooxygenase: MTLLDAVVIGAGQAGLATAHVLRRHGLDPLLLEAGPSPTGSWSRYYDSLTLFSPARFSELPGLRFPGDPERYPTRDEVVAYLAAYAEGLDVPIEVNTRAVAVTRTAQGFVTRAGDGREFTSRLVISASGGFGAPYRPALPGLDGFAGTVLHSADYRAPEPFAGKRVVVMGAGNSAVQIAVELAEVAAVTLASRGPVRFMPQRPLGRDLHEWLHRSGLERLPLGRLLRGRTVRVLDDGRYRAAIEAGRPDWRPMFARLTPDAVAWADGMVEPVDVVLLATGFRPQVAHLAGCAGRDGRSALDGTGYPVHDRGASITVPGLGFVGLEGQRGIASATLRGVGRDAAHVVQRLTADVRRMAAVGAA, translated from the coding sequence ATGACCCTCCTCGACGCCGTCGTCATCGGTGCCGGCCAAGCCGGCCTCGCCACCGCCCACGTGCTCCGCCGCCACGGCCTTGATCCGTTGCTGCTGGAGGCGGGTCCGTCGCCGACGGGATCGTGGTCGCGCTACTACGACAGCCTGACCCTGTTCTCCCCGGCCCGCTTCAGCGAGCTGCCCGGCCTGCGGTTCCCCGGCGACCCGGAGCGGTATCCGACCCGCGACGAGGTGGTGGCCTATCTCGCGGCCTACGCCGAGGGTCTGGACGTGCCGATCGAGGTGAACACGCGGGCCGTCGCCGTGACCCGGACGGCGCAGGGGTTCGTGACGCGGGCGGGGGACGGCCGGGAGTTCACCTCCCGGCTGGTGATCTCTGCCAGTGGCGGGTTCGGTGCCCCGTACCGGCCGGCGCTGCCGGGCCTGGACGGGTTCGCCGGTACGGTGCTGCACTCGGCCGACTACCGCGCTCCGGAGCCGTTCGCCGGAAAGAGGGTCGTGGTCATGGGAGCGGGGAACTCGGCGGTGCAGATCGCCGTCGAACTGGCCGAGGTCGCCGCAGTGACCCTCGCCTCCCGGGGACCGGTGCGGTTCATGCCGCAGCGCCCGCTCGGGCGTGACCTGCACGAGTGGCTGCACCGGAGCGGGCTGGAGCGGCTGCCGTTGGGGCGGCTACTGCGGGGCAGGACCGTGCGGGTGCTCGATGACGGCCGGTACCGGGCCGCGATCGAGGCGGGGCGCCCGGACTGGCGGCCGATGTTCGCCCGACTCACGCCGGACGCGGTGGCGTGGGCGGATGGCATGGTGGAGCCGGTCGACGTCGTGCTGCTGGCGACCGGCTTCCGGCCGCAGGTGGCGCACCTCGCCGGCTGCGCCGGCCGGGACGGGCGTAGCGCTCTCGACGGGACCGGTTACCCGGTCCATGATCGGGGTGCGTCGATCACCGTGCCGGGGCTGGGCTTTGTCGGGTTGGAGGGACAGCGGGGCATCGCGTCGGCCACGTTGCGGGGTGTGGGCCGCGACGCCGCGCACGTCGTGCAGCGCCTGACCGCTGATGTCCGACGCATGGCAGCGGTGGGAGCGGCGTGA
- a CDS encoding ArsR/SmtB family transcription factor gives MSDTLGLSERTREFLRALASENRQQVLLLFADGQPRSVGQIAADLGIGQSTASEQLAALRRGGIVHARREGKTVYYCADRDGVIAALDELQTILRACCPPPI, from the coding sequence ATGTCCGACACCCTGGGCCTGAGCGAACGCACCCGCGAGTTCCTGCGTGCCCTCGCCAGCGAGAACCGCCAACAGGTCCTCCTGCTGTTCGCCGACGGGCAGCCTCGCAGCGTCGGGCAGATCGCCGCTGACCTCGGCATCGGTCAGTCCACCGCGTCCGAACAACTCGCCGCGCTGCGTCGCGGCGGCATCGTCCACGCCCGACGCGAGGGCAAGACCGTCTACTACTGCGCCGACCGCGACGGCGTCATCGCCGCCCTCGACGAACTCCAGACCATCCTGCGCGCCTGCTGCCCCCCACCGATCTGA
- a CDS encoding Ig domain-containing protein, with product MRDSARTAAASIDEPSLTQARARVAAAANQRRAVSGAARSVCYQAHVQNIGWQSIKCDGQTAGTTGQSLRMEAIAIVVSLEVGWVCYRAHVQNIGWQGQQCDGQTAGTTGASLRMEAIQIKVQNGSVCYEAHVQNIGWQSRRCNWAVAGTTGQSLRMEAIKITV from the coding sequence GTGCGGGACTCGGCGCGAACCGCGGCCGCATCGATCGACGAACCGAGTCTGACGCAGGCCCGTGCCCGGGTAGCGGCGGCCGCCAACCAACGGCGTGCCGTCAGCGGCGCCGCTCGGTCGGTCTGCTACCAGGCGCACGTGCAGAACATCGGCTGGCAGAGCATCAAGTGCGACGGGCAGACCGCCGGCACGACCGGACAGAGCCTGCGGATGGAAGCCATCGCCATCGTCGTAAGCTTGGAAGTAGGCTGGGTCTGCTACCGAGCGCACGTGCAGAACATCGGCTGGCAAGGTCAACAGTGCGACGGGCAGACCGCCGGCACAACCGGAGCGAGCCTGCGGATGGAAGCCATCCAGATCAAGGTTCAGAACGGGTCGGTCTGCTACGAGGCACACGTGCAGAACATCGGCTGGCAGAGTCGCCGGTGCAACTGGGCGGTCGCCGGCACGACCGGACAGAGCCTGCGGATGGAAGCCATCAAGATTACCGTGTAG